A single Pedobacter sp. PACM 27299 DNA region contains:
- a CDS encoding cupin domain-containing protein — MDSSISIINHDQGETLGIAGGNYRIIISGDQTNGSYAVIEMTVPPGGGPPPHAHPDTQEMFHVLEGAVTFKTEQGQHIVGKDGFVNIPLGGAIHCFKNNSENYARLLCTVVPAGLENLFRELGEPLEPGQMLPIPEMTEQRKVFLKEIDLKYNQKTYPPDFLD; from the coding sequence ATGGATTCAAGCATTAGCATCATCAATCATGATCAGGGCGAAACGTTAGGAATAGCTGGGGGAAATTACAGAATCATTATCTCTGGAGATCAGACCAATGGCAGCTATGCAGTAATAGAAATGACTGTACCTCCCGGTGGTGGCCCTCCTCCTCACGCCCATCCTGATACTCAGGAAATGTTCCATGTACTGGAAGGAGCAGTAACGTTTAAAACGGAACAAGGACAGCATATCGTCGGTAAAGATGGTTTTGTAAACATCCCTCTTGGCGGAGCTATACATTGTTTTAAGAACAATTCTGAAAACTATGCACGCCTACTTTGTACCGTTGTCCCGGCAGGATTAGAAAATCTATTTAGGGAATTAGGCGAGCCCCTGGAACCTGGACAGATGCTTCCTATTCCTGAAATGACGGAGCAGCGGAAAGTCTTTTTAAAAGAAATAGACCTGAAATACAACCAAAAGACTTACCCTCCTGACTTTCTTGACTGA
- a CDS encoding helix-turn-helix domain-containing protein has protein sequence MNAINSISEFHRLLSLTEPRHPLVSVINLAESVFLEDEVWKGFVNRFYCVALKREAKGKIRYGQQHYDYDKGVLSFTAPNQVQQLDLQNMECGSGYLLIFHPDFLLQHALANSIHHYGFFDYAVNEALHLSAEEEDDLIAILHKIDKECQHIDKHTQDIILTQIESLLKYSNRFYERQFLTRKNNNSALLTRFEQLIDDYFKNDVQGLLTVQYIALQMNLSPNYLSDLLRVHTGQNTQQHIHEKLIAKAKEKLSTTSLSVSEIAYALGFEHAQSFSTLFKRRRVYRRWNFVRLLAD, from the coding sequence ATGAACGCAATTAACTCTATATCGGAATTTCACCGTTTGCTGTCCTTAACTGAACCTCGCCACCCCTTAGTGAGCGTGATCAATCTGGCAGAAAGTGTTTTCTTGGAAGATGAGGTCTGGAAAGGTTTTGTTAACCGCTTTTATTGCGTGGCGCTCAAACGCGAGGCCAAAGGCAAGATCAGGTATGGACAGCAGCATTATGATTACGATAAAGGAGTATTGAGTTTTACCGCGCCGAACCAGGTGCAGCAACTGGACCTGCAAAATATGGAATGCGGGTCCGGTTATCTCCTGATCTTTCACCCGGACTTCCTGTTACAGCATGCTTTGGCGAATAGCATCCATCATTACGGTTTTTTCGATTATGCGGTTAACGAAGCGCTGCACCTGTCGGCCGAGGAAGAAGATGACCTGATCGCTATTCTCCATAAAATTGATAAGGAGTGCCAGCATATTGATAAACATACCCAGGATATCATTTTGACACAGATTGAGAGCCTGCTAAAATATTCCAACCGTTTTTATGAGCGGCAGTTTTTGACCCGTAAGAATAACAATTCAGCACTGCTGACCAGGTTTGAGCAGTTGATCGATGACTACTTTAAAAACGACGTTCAGGGTTTGCTCACGGTACAATATATTGCTTTGCAGATGAACTTGTCGCCGAATTACCTGAGTGACTTGCTTCGGGTGCATACCGGGCAGAACACACAGCAGCATATTCATGAAAAACTGATCGCGAAAGCGAAAGAAAAACTTTCTACAACCAGTCTTTCGGTCAGCGAGATCGCCTACGCTCTGGGCTTTGAGCATGCGCAGTCCTTCAGCACGCTTTTTAAAAGAAGACGAGTTTATCGCCGCTGGAATTTCGTCAGGCTTTTAGCTGATTAA
- a CDS encoding YncE family protein translates to MKKGTAKLVWSLFIVLTFLSCRKEETIFLSSIKNVAQPRVEGNIEGFYLLNEGNMGMNRASIDLFNYRTGNYTTDIYSERNPTVVKELGDVGNDIKIYGNKVYAVINCSNKVEVIDKWTAKRIKKIDIPNCRYVTFYKGKAYVSSYSGPVAIDPNAELGFVAEIDTATLEIKRKVTVGYQPEQMVVSNGKLYVANSGGYRVPNYDRTVSVIDLETFREIKKIDVGINLYSMQVDSRGDIYVSSRGDYYSTPSNLFVIDTNTDEKKMQLDIPVLGMCLVDDALYFYSVAWSYLTNSNKITYGILDTRTKKIISDQIITDGTDKKIMIPYGLQVNLETKEIYITDAQNYVVTGYIYCFTPDGKLKWKTTAGNIPAHFAFIYKN, encoded by the coding sequence ATGAAAAAAGGAACTGCAAAATTAGTATGGAGTTTATTTATAGTCCTGACTTTTCTTTCCTGCCGGAAGGAGGAGACGATATTCCTATCATCGATTAAAAACGTGGCTCAGCCAAGGGTTGAAGGTAATATAGAAGGTTTTTATCTGCTGAATGAGGGGAATATGGGGATGAACAGGGCAAGTATAGATCTGTTCAATTATCGAACAGGAAATTATACTACTGATATTTATTCAGAACGTAATCCTACTGTGGTCAAAGAGCTGGGAGATGTGGGCAACGACATCAAGATCTATGGCAACAAAGTTTATGCGGTAATCAACTGCTCTAACAAGGTGGAAGTCATCGACAAATGGACTGCCAAACGCATCAAGAAAATAGACATTCCAAATTGCAGGTATGTTACCTTTTACAAGGGAAAGGCTTATGTGAGCTCTTATTCAGGGCCGGTAGCGATTGATCCTAATGCTGAGCTGGGCTTTGTTGCAGAGATTGATACGGCCACTTTGGAAATCAAAAGAAAGGTAACTGTGGGGTATCAGCCGGAGCAGATGGTGGTTAGCAATGGGAAACTTTATGTGGCAAATTCCGGGGGGTATAGAGTGCCAAATTACGACAGAACCGTATCTGTAATAGACCTGGAAACCTTTCGGGAAATAAAAAAGATAGATGTAGGCATCAACCTCTACAGTATGCAGGTCGACAGCAGGGGAGATATTTATGTCAGCTCAAGAGGCGATTATTACAGCACTCCATCCAACCTTTTCGTGATTGACACCAATACAGATGAGAAAAAAATGCAGTTGGACATTCCGGTTTTAGGAATGTGCCTGGTGGATGATGCCCTTTATTTCTATAGTGTTGCCTGGAGTTACCTGACCAATAGCAATAAAATCACTTATGGCATACTGGATACCAGGACTAAAAAAATCATCAGTGATCAAATCATTACCGATGGCACCGATAAAAAAATCATGATTCCTTATGGGCTTCAGGTAAACCTGGAGACAAAAGAGATCTATATCACTGATGCACAGAATTATGTCGTTACTGGCTATATCTATTGCTTTACGCCTGATGGCAAATTAAAATGGAAAACCACTGCGGGGAATATACCTGCGCATTTTGCCTTTATCTATAAAAATTAA
- a CDS encoding mannitol dehydrogenase family protein, producing the protein MNVEQYSYARKAIQSGILHIGVGNFHRAHQAFYTDQLLAAQDQSKWGICGVCLLPSDEKIFKNLKSQNLDYTLTVCGRAGQDKIYRIGAIQELLWAVENPEAVLDKIADSAIKIISLTITEGGYNLDKTTNKFILEDEKVQHDLKHPALPGTVFGFIAQGLRQRRDNGNGPITILSCDNLQHNGNTAKTAFSTFIAAQDKELANWVETNVSFPNSMVDRITPATTADDLQRLNKESGIADLAPVYCEDFAQWVIEDNFIAGRPAWERVGVEFTDDVTDFENMKLSLLNAAHVMLSYPSFLKGYRKVDDAMQDEDVVKYLRDFMDMDITPHVPAPEGQDLERYKHTLLERFANRSVSDQISRLCFDGVSKFPVYLMPNLIKMIQADQDPIRVSFMFAAYRHYLKYQIDDKGVTYQIAEPWLTAEDQQLIDSDDPIDFLGLSPFKSTQLKAAARFVELYTQFAASIKSKGVKAVLQSVVA; encoded by the coding sequence ATGAATGTAGAGCAATACAGTTACGCGCGTAAAGCTATCCAGTCGGGTATTTTACATATTGGTGTAGGGAACTTTCACCGTGCACATCAGGCCTTTTACACGGATCAATTATTAGCAGCGCAGGACCAAAGCAAATGGGGCATTTGCGGGGTATGCTTATTGCCATCTGACGAAAAGATTTTCAAGAACCTGAAATCCCAAAATCTCGATTATACCTTGACCGTATGCGGAAGAGCTGGTCAGGATAAAATATATCGGATCGGTGCAATACAGGAATTGCTTTGGGCAGTAGAAAATCCAGAGGCAGTGTTGGATAAAATTGCAGATAGCGCGATTAAAATCATCAGCCTCACCATTACAGAGGGAGGGTATAACCTCGATAAAACCACAAACAAGTTTATTTTGGAAGATGAAAAGGTGCAGCATGACCTGAAACACCCTGCTCTGCCGGGTACTGTTTTTGGCTTTATTGCCCAAGGACTTCGTCAGAGAAGGGATAACGGCAATGGTCCCATCACCATTCTTTCCTGTGATAACCTGCAGCACAATGGCAACACGGCTAAAACTGCTTTCAGTACGTTTATTGCGGCTCAGGATAAAGAACTGGCCAACTGGGTGGAAACAAATGTGAGCTTCCCAAATAGTATGGTAGATAGAATTACGCCAGCAACCACTGCTGATGATCTGCAGCGACTGAATAAGGAAAGCGGAATCGCTGACCTGGCACCAGTCTATTGTGAAGATTTTGCCCAATGGGTCATAGAAGATAATTTTATTGCCGGCAGACCAGCATGGGAGCGCGTAGGCGTAGAATTTACAGATGATGTAACCGATTTTGAAAACATGAAACTGAGTCTTTTAAATGCGGCGCATGTGATGCTGTCTTATCCTTCATTTCTGAAAGGTTACCGTAAAGTAGACGATGCCATGCAGGACGAAGATGTCGTTAAATACCTGCGTGATTTTATGGATATGGACATCACACCTCACGTGCCTGCTCCTGAAGGACAGGATTTAGAGCGATACAAACATACACTCCTGGAACGTTTTGCCAACCGCTCCGTAAGTGATCAGATTAGCCGATTATGTTTCGATGGGGTTTCAAAATTTCCAGTATACCTGATGCCGAACCTGATTAAAATGATCCAGGCAGATCAGGACCCTATTCGCGTGTCCTTTATGTTTGCTGCTTACCGACATTACCTAAAATATCAGATCGACGATAAAGGTGTGACTTATCAGATTGCAGAACCCTGGTTAACGGCAGAAGATCAACAGCTGATCGACAGCGATGACCCTATTGACTTTCTAGGCTTATCTCCCTTTAAAAGTACCCAGCTGAAAGCTGCTGCCAGATTTGTGGAATTATACACGCAATTTGCTGCCAGTATTAAAAGCAAAGGGGTTAAAGCAGTATTGCAATCTGTTGTAGCTTAA
- a CDS encoding carbohydrate kinase family protein yields the protein MEIKKIKIACFGEVLWDIFPGGQRRAGGAPFNVAYHLFKMGVEVNMISSVGQDALAEELLHKIKNWNISTEGIQVDPLHPTSTVIASLDENNDANYEIVENVAWDFIKVRPEDQQMLSSADALVFGSLVTRNEKSRNTLFELMEASAYNVFDINLRPPHYDVNVIKDLLHKTQLAKFNKAELRMMLDFLGKSYSTESDAVQYLQDTFDLREIIISKGSKGALYANGTDFYLCPAIAIEVKDTVGSGDSFLAGFLSKRFVKGASAQQIMQQAVSLGAFITAREGACPEYTLEDFLMFRDSHDTKNYSATAL from the coding sequence ATGGAAATAAAGAAAATAAAAATAGCTTGTTTTGGAGAAGTGCTTTGGGATATCTTTCCCGGAGGTCAGCGCAGGGCAGGAGGAGCACCATTTAACGTGGCGTATCACCTTTTCAAAATGGGCGTTGAAGTCAACATGATCAGTAGTGTTGGGCAGGATGCACTTGCTGAGGAGTTATTGCATAAAATTAAAAACTGGAACATTTCAACGGAGGGGATTCAGGTTGATCCCCTGCATCCGACTAGTACGGTGATTGCTTCTTTGGACGAAAATAATGATGCAAATTATGAGATCGTAGAAAACGTGGCCTGGGACTTCATTAAAGTCCGCCCGGAAGATCAGCAAATGCTAAGCAGTGCAGATGCCCTGGTTTTTGGAAGTTTGGTGACTAGAAATGAAAAGTCGAGGAATACCTTATTTGAATTGATGGAGGCCAGTGCTTACAATGTATTTGACATCAACCTGCGACCACCTCATTACGATGTAAATGTGATCAAAGATTTATTGCATAAAACTCAATTGGCCAAGTTCAATAAAGCAGAATTGCGCATGATGTTAGATTTTCTAGGCAAAAGCTACAGCACGGAAAGCGATGCTGTTCAATATTTGCAAGATACTTTTGATTTGCGGGAGATCATCATTTCTAAAGGGAGTAAAGGTGCGCTTTATGCCAATGGAACTGACTTCTATTTATGTCCGGCGATAGCGATTGAGGTCAAAGATACCGTAGGCAGCGGCGATTCCTTTCTGGCTGGATTCCTGTCTAAAAGATTTGTAAAGGGTGCTTCTGCCCAGCAAATCATGCAGCAGGCAGTTTCATTAGGCGCTTTTATTACGGCACGTGAGGGCGCTTGTCCTGAATATACCCTGGAAGATTTCCTAATGTTCAGGGATAGTCATGACACAAAGAATTACTCAGCAACTGCGCTATAA
- a CDS encoding FG-GAP repeat domain-containing protein, producing MMQLSPNGKSYLMIPVMIFSSAHYSAPQSIETQYFKDVTGSHLPIDANAHILDVALADVNGDGHLDAILAVEKAPNRLYLNDGTGKFNWKKDVFLAASYDTEHVCIGDFDNDGYLDAIFVAEDDRNHEFYLGNGDGTFRNVSDRLPAKSEANGLDIGDVNGDGLLDIIVGNTGLTPQSFLWLNNPQKPGHFIDYTKEGLPALRLETQSVKLVDLNNDGIVDLITGNEVPPNRLFFNDGKGHFTEQSERLELKVPLHTREVLTFDANGDQHPDILFLNLTSNGGAFEKDPTARLLINDGKGNFKDETAKRIPKQEYSTYAGAVVDFNHDGHPDLILSAIKTPPFEAMQVQALQNDGKGNFKLVTKQVIPGVTVGRSWGIAVGDVNGDGIADLFIGQWGTQARLLLGK from the coding sequence ATGATGCAGCTATCTCCCAATGGAAAATCTTATCTGATGATCCCAGTAATGATCTTCAGCTCAGCACATTATTCCGCTCCGCAAAGCATAGAAACTCAATATTTCAAAGATGTAACGGGCAGTCATTTACCCATAGATGCGAATGCACATATATTAGATGTGGCATTGGCCGATGTGAATGGAGATGGGCATTTAGACGCCATATTGGCTGTAGAAAAAGCTCCTAATCGATTGTATCTTAACGACGGCACTGGTAAATTCAATTGGAAGAAAGACGTGTTTTTAGCAGCTTCTTATGATACTGAACATGTGTGCATAGGAGATTTTGACAATGATGGATACTTAGATGCCATTTTTGTTGCGGAAGACGATAGGAACCATGAGTTCTATTTAGGGAATGGGGATGGAACTTTTAGAAATGTCAGTGATCGCTTACCTGCAAAAAGCGAAGCGAATGGTCTTGATATTGGTGATGTAAACGGAGATGGTTTACTGGATATTATTGTTGGGAATACGGGGCTTACACCGCAGAGTTTTTTATGGCTCAACAACCCGCAAAAACCGGGACATTTTATTGATTACACCAAAGAAGGATTGCCGGCACTCAGATTGGAAACACAATCGGTAAAATTGGTTGATTTAAACAATGATGGAATTGTGGATCTGATTACCGGAAATGAAGTTCCTCCAAATCGTTTGTTCTTTAATGATGGAAAGGGACATTTTACCGAACAGTCGGAAAGGCTGGAATTAAAAGTTCCGCTGCATACCCGGGAAGTGTTGACCTTTGATGCCAATGGAGACCAGCATCCGGATATTTTGTTTCTTAACTTAACGAGCAATGGCGGTGCATTTGAAAAAGATCCTACGGCACGTTTACTGATCAATGATGGCAAAGGGAATTTCAAAGACGAAACGGCTAAAAGAATTCCTAAACAGGAGTATTCCACTTACGCTGGTGCAGTGGTAGATTTCAACCATGACGGACATCCAGACCTCATCTTAAGTGCCATTAAAACTCCCCCTTTTGAAGCGATGCAGGTTCAGGCCTTGCAGAACGATGGTAAAGGGAATTTTAAACTGGTCACCAAACAAGTGATTCCAGGAGTTACGGTAGGAAGGAGCTGGGGAATTGCTGTTGGCGATGTCAATGGGGATGGCATAGCTGATCTTTTTATTGGCCAATGGGGAACACAGGCGAGGTTGCTTTTAGGAAAATAG
- a CDS encoding LacI family DNA-binding transcriptional regulator — translation MKRITIKDLAKHLLLSTSTISRALLNDTNIHPDTKKKVLDAAEQLGYRPNPTALNLKYGRSKNIGFVVPEMITPFASKVLRGIQSILYPLGYRIIITESDENPLIERKNLLLLEEFNVDGIIINLCHESHNHDLYQEIMDRGTPLVFFDRIPDPSLAASKVMVNDQIKSSLMMEHLLDTGRKRIAHIMGPSSIRNSAERAAGYQRILTKYGIFDPELMIKTEGTTFEHGKIAVQQLLDKKISFDGIFAFTDTLAIGAMNYLLEQHIKIPEEVAIASFSGTELATIVHPQLTSVEQPLVQMGEIAAGLILEKIKDSEALSRTVVMDAALIYRASTRKMI, via the coding sequence ATGAAACGTATCACCATTAAAGATCTTGCCAAACATTTATTACTCTCCACCTCGACGATTTCCAGGGCTTTATTGAATGATACAAATATCCACCCGGATACTAAAAAGAAAGTGCTGGATGCAGCGGAGCAACTTGGATACCGGCCAAATCCTACCGCATTAAACTTAAAATACGGCCGATCTAAAAATATAGGTTTTGTTGTCCCAGAAATGATCACCCCCTTTGCTTCAAAAGTCCTGAGGGGGATACAAAGCATTTTATACCCTTTAGGATATCGGATCATCATCACAGAATCCGATGAAAACCCATTGATAGAAAGAAAAAACCTCTTGCTGCTGGAAGAGTTTAATGTGGATGGCATCATCATTAACCTCTGCCATGAAAGCCATAATCATGATTTATACCAGGAAATTATGGACCGGGGAACTCCCCTTGTTTTCTTTGACCGGATTCCTGATCCTTCATTAGCTGCGTCGAAAGTAATGGTGAACGATCAGATCAAGAGCTCTCTCATGATGGAGCATTTGCTGGATACCGGGCGAAAAAGAATTGCCCATATTATGGGACCTTCCAGCATCCGGAATTCGGCGGAGCGCGCAGCTGGCTATCAAAGGATTTTGACGAAGTATGGCATTTTTGATCCTGAGCTGATGATCAAGACTGAAGGCACCACCTTTGAGCATGGTAAAATTGCAGTTCAACAGCTGTTAGACAAAAAGATCTCATTTGATGGTATTTTCGCCTTCACCGATACGCTGGCCATTGGCGCAATGAATTATCTCCTGGAACAGCACATCAAAATCCCTGAAGAAGTTGCCATTGCAAGTTTCTCAGGAACTGAATTGGCAACCATTGTACACCCTCAACTAACGAGCGTAGAACAGCCACTGGTTCAAATGGGCGAAATTGCTGCCGGCTTGATTCTAGAAAAAATCAAAGACAGCGAAGCCCTAAGCAGAACAGTGGTGATGGATGCAGCATTAATTTATAGAGCCTCTACCAGGAAAATGATCTAG
- a CDS encoding DUF2200 domain-containing protein: protein MNNTKVFKMSFAGVYPHYIQKAEKKGRTKVELDQVIFWLTGYDQQGLQQIIDNKTDFETFFAEAPQLKPNVSKIRGVICGYRVEEIEDPLMQKIRYLDKLVNELAKGKVMEKILRK from the coding sequence ATGAACAATACAAAAGTTTTTAAAATGTCTTTTGCGGGTGTTTACCCTCATTATATTCAAAAAGCGGAGAAGAAGGGGCGCACAAAGGTGGAATTAGATCAGGTCATATTTTGGCTGACTGGCTATGATCAGCAAGGCCTCCAGCAGATCATCGACAATAAAACAGACTTTGAAACTTTTTTTGCCGAGGCACCGCAATTAAAACCGAATGTTTCAAAAATCAGGGGTGTCATCTGTGGTTACCGCGTAGAGGAAATTGAGGATCCACTGATGCAAAAGATCCGTTATCTGGATAAGCTGGTGAATGAATTGGCAAAGGGAAAAGTTATGGAAAAGATTCTGCGGAAATAA
- a CDS encoding aldo/keto reductase: MEIKQIALGSQGLVVPVIGLGCMGMTGFEKAHMYGPADEQEAIATIQRSLELGGNFLDTADLYGPLKNEQLIAKAISGKRDQYILASKFGWEIDDDNKVTWAINGKKDYVKKSLERSLKNLNTDYIDLYYLHRLDKNTPIEETVEAMAELVKEGKVGYLGLSEVSSETVKRAHAVHPITAVQSEYSLFERSVEERGVLTTLKELGIGFVAYSPLGRGFLSGQIKSIDDLPENDFRRAIPRFQGVQFDKNIELVKAIEVMAEAKQVSSSQLALAWIMIKGILPIPGTKRRKYLEQNIAAATIVFSQADLMQLESIVPLGTDTGAPYDEFSMGLID; this comes from the coding sequence ATGGAAATAAAACAAATAGCATTGGGCAGCCAGGGTTTGGTTGTACCTGTGATCGGCCTGGGATGTATGGGCATGACGGGTTTTGAAAAGGCGCACATGTATGGCCCTGCTGATGAGCAGGAAGCCATTGCAACGATCCAGCGTTCGCTGGAGTTGGGCGGTAATTTTCTAGATACTGCCGATCTGTACGGACCGCTGAAGAATGAGCAGTTGATCGCTAAAGCGATCAGTGGTAAGCGTGATCAGTATATTTTGGCAAGCAAGTTTGGCTGGGAAATCGATGATGACAACAAGGTAACCTGGGCCATTAATGGGAAGAAAGACTACGTAAAGAAATCTTTGGAGCGTTCGCTTAAAAACTTGAATACGGATTACATTGATCTGTATTACCTGCACCGATTGGATAAAAATACGCCGATCGAGGAAACCGTTGAGGCGATGGCTGAGCTTGTTAAAGAAGGTAAAGTGGGATACCTCGGCTTGTCGGAAGTTTCGTCTGAAACGGTGAAGCGGGCACATGCTGTGCATCCAATCACTGCCGTACAAAGCGAATATTCTTTATTCGAGCGCAGTGTAGAAGAACGTGGGGTTTTGACAACCTTAAAGGAACTGGGTATTGGTTTTGTGGCTTATTCACCGCTGGGCCGTGGATTCTTATCTGGACAAATCAAAAGTATTGACGACCTGCCTGAAAACGATTTTCGCAGGGCTATCCCTCGTTTCCAGGGCGTACAGTTCGACAAGAATATTGAATTGGTGAAAGCTATCGAAGTAATGGCTGAAGCGAAACAGGTTAGTTCTTCGCAGCTGGCTTTGGCCTGGATCATGATCAAAGGCATCCTGCCGATCCCGGGAACGAAACGCAGGAAGTACCTTGAGCAAAACATTGCGGCAGCAACAATTGTGTTCAGTCAGGCGGATTTAATGCAGCTGGAAAGTATCGTTCCTTTAGGCACAGATACCGGTGCGCCTTATGATGAGTTTAGTATGGGCTTAATTGATTAA
- a CDS encoding TonB-dependent receptor yields the protein MYNKKKTLFLLFLIVVPFWLSAQTVIDTAAADTAKVLKGVTIKAKPFQEVIPVQSLSGKQLENLSSHTVADALRYFAGVQIKDYGGLGGLKTVDVRNMGTHHVGVFYDGIQLGNAQNGVTDLGKYSLDDMEALTLYNGQKSEIFQSARDFAAASAIYMRTKRPVFEKNRSSNLLLRYKTMSINYHDPSFRWEQRLTDKVSMSLSSEYIKSNGQYQFRYKRNNQDGTLAYDTTAIRRNSDIQALRIETGLYGKLNNGSWDAKVYYYDSRRGAPGAIVENKFADGFRQNDKNFFAQAFLVKQLSSKYKFQVRVKYADDRTHYLARDTTSLLGETVTEGAQSDDSYHQQELYFSAVNMYSILPDWDISLATDLQYNRLDAIRKGIQTQFSYPQRYTALVSLASSFKVGEFKVMGNVLGTHVKEEVRYNAKAPDKTEFTPALFLGYKPFKAYDFNLRAFAKRIFRMPTFNDLYYTMVGSSTLKPEYMNQYDVGFTYNLPVGKGFLDKFSLQADAYYTHTKDKILAAPTGNLFRWMMTNMGQVRGKGIASVVNIAGHLNQLNLSANLAYTYAESRDYTKFAGLELSSYGDQIPYTPWHSGSAILNAGYESWNFNYSFVYVGKRYNGNVNNIKVNEVQPWYTHDLSVQKGFTVNHYKIKGTVELNNVLNQQYEVVYNYPMPGRTLKFIISMEL from the coding sequence ATGTATAATAAGAAAAAAACGCTTTTCCTCCTCTTCCTGATCGTTGTCCCATTTTGGCTTTCCGCCCAGACAGTTATTGATACTGCAGCAGCTGATACTGCAAAAGTACTCAAGGGTGTCACGATAAAAGCGAAGCCTTTCCAGGAAGTCATCCCAGTCCAAAGCCTTTCCGGAAAACAATTAGAAAACTTGTCCAGTCATACGGTTGCTGATGCGCTTCGGTATTTTGCCGGAGTTCAAATTAAAGATTATGGTGGACTTGGCGGTTTAAAAACGGTGGATGTTCGCAATATGGGGACGCACCATGTGGGTGTTTTTTATGATGGCATCCAGCTGGGTAATGCGCAGAATGGCGTGACGGATTTAGGGAAGTATTCCCTGGACGATATGGAAGCTTTAACCTTGTACAATGGACAAAAGAGTGAGATCTTCCAGTCGGCCAGGGATTTCGCTGCTGCTTCTGCCATTTACATGAGAACAAAACGACCGGTTTTTGAGAAGAATAGAAGCTCAAATCTATTGCTGCGCTATAAAACCATGTCGATCAATTATCATGATCCTTCTTTTAGGTGGGAACAGCGGTTAACAGATAAGGTGAGCATGAGCCTCAGCTCTGAGTACATCAAATCCAACGGTCAATATCAATTCCGTTATAAAAGAAATAACCAGGATGGAACGCTGGCTTACGATACTACAGCGATCCGCAGGAACAGTGACATTCAGGCCTTAAGAATTGAGACCGGACTTTATGGAAAACTGAATAATGGTTCCTGGGATGCCAAAGTTTATTATTATGATTCCAGAAGGGGCGCACCGGGAGCTATTGTAGAAAACAAGTTCGCAGATGGATTCCGACAAAATGATAAGAATTTTTTCGCTCAGGCTTTTCTTGTAAAACAGCTGAGTTCAAAATATAAATTCCAGGTCAGGGTAAAGTATGCCGACGATCGTACGCATTATCTGGCCAGAGATACGACCAGCCTATTGGGGGAAACCGTAACTGAGGGGGCACAATCAGACGATAGTTACCACCAGCAGGAGCTGTACTTTTCGGCAGTAAACATGTACAGTATATTACCTGACTGGGATATCTCGCTGGCTACAGATTTACAGTACAACAGGCTGGACGCCATCAGAAAAGGAATCCAGACACAATTTTCCTATCCTCAGCGCTATACAGCATTGGTTTCCCTGGCCAGTTCATTCAAAGTTGGAGAATTTAAAGTGATGGGCAATGTATTGGGCACGCATGTGAAAGAAGAAGTGCGTTACAATGCAAAGGCACCTGATAAAACAGAATTTACACCTGCATTATTTTTAGGGTATAAACCATTTAAAGCCTATGATTTCAATTTAAGGGCATTTGCCAAGCGCATCTTCAGGATGCCGACTTTTAATGATTTGTATTATACGATGGTGGGTTCCAGTACTTTGAAGCCTGAATATATGAATCAGTATGATGTCGGTTTTACCTATAATCTGCCGGTAGGAAAAGGGTTTTTAGACAAGTTTTCACTTCAGGCGGATGCTTATTATACCCATACAAAAGACAAAATCCTGGCGGCACCTACAGGGAATTTATTCCGTTGGATGATGACGAATATGGGTCAGGTGCGGGGAAAAGGAATTGCGTCTGTGGTCAATATAGCCGGACATCTGAACCAATTAAACCTGTCGGCAAACCTGGCTTATACTTATGCTGAAAGCAGGGATTACACGAAATTTGCAGGTCTGGAATTGTCTTCTTATGGCGATCAGATCCCTTATACACCTTGGCATAGTGGATCCGCTATTCTAAACGCCGGTTATGAATCCTGGAATTTCAACTACAGTTTTGTCTATGTAGGCAAGCGATACAATGGGAATGTGAACAACATTAAGGTGAATGAAGTACAGCCCTGGTATACCCATGATTTATCTGTTCAAAAAGGCTTTACAGTTAATCATTATAAAATAAAGGGAACAGTAGAACTGAATAATGTGCTCAATCAGCAGTACGAGGTGGTCTACAATTATCCTATGCCGGGGCGGACGTTAAAATTTATAATCAGTATGGAGCTATGA